A stretch of DNA from Papio anubis isolate 15944 chromosome 4, Panubis1.0, whole genome shotgun sequence:
TGCTCTAGACCAGCACGAGCCACATGTACATTTTCTAGCAGATAAACAGATGTCTTATCGTGTCACTCCTGTTGGATATTGTGCTGAGAAGACGTGGCTAGtgtaacaaacaaaacaaaacaaaacaaaaacaaatcgaAGGTGTGCAGATGGGAAAAGTTATCTCTGGGAGGTACCATTACTATGGTAAACatagtagttttaaaataaagtcaagtTTATACATTGAATGAACTTGATTAGAGGAGGAACTGGCTATACTCCCTACTCCTTGTATGGGTAGACTGAACATTTCCATCTGCGTACTTTTGTGTGCTCTTCTGATTTCACCCCTATTGCCCTCCAAACAGAGCCGTGGGAGCAACAGGGGttaagaggaaggagaagggggaagaaCAGAGGGGAGGCAGGTGGGGACCTTGGCAATGTTAGGGTTGTCTTATTTCCAGGGTTGGCCCTATCCTTCTCCCACCATGAGCCTCTCCCACCATGAGCCTCGTGTGTGACATAGGGCACTTCTATGATAATGGGCATTGATGTTCTATAAGCCTTccactttcttgttttttaacaGTGATTGTCCCGTCAGACTTTTAAATCCAAACAtagcaaaaatgaaagaagacattcTCTATCATTTCAATCTCACCACTAGCAGACACAATTTCCCAGCCTTGTTTGGAGATGTGAAGGTAAGAGGCCAGGTGTTGACACCTTGGAATTTGTCTTAAGATCAACCTCCCCCTATATTATGCAGGCAGACCAACCCACAAATGCTGGAGAGGCCACAGCTAACAGGTTTATGCAGACATAATGTTTACCAAAGTTTTGcaaatttttaactttcaaatatgTGAACCACCAAGTAAAACTATCCTAAGTAGTGCCAAATTGTTCCCTAATTCACCTGTTGCAAATTTAGAGCAGTCCCGCATTGCTTAACGCTGGAAATACGGTCTGAGAAATGCAGCCTTAGGTCTTTCATCGTTGTGTGGACAACGTAGAGCGTAAccacacaaacctaggtggtagaGCCTATTACTTGCCTCGGCCATATGCCCCTAGGTTACAAACCTCTATAGCATGTGAGTGTCCTGAATACTGTAGACAGTTGTAACCCAGTgataagcatttgtgtatctgTATATATCCAAACATAGAAAAGCTACAGTAAAATCATGGTATTATATAATTTTCTGGGACCACTGTTGTGTATATGTGATTCCTTGCTTACCAAAACATCGTTACATGGGGCATGCCTATGTATTTGaagcaatatataaaataaacttcctaatGCTTCattgagagaagagaaagatgtaAAAATTTCCTAGGGAAGCAAAGGATAGTAAATAAAGGTCATTGTATCTTGTTTGTAATATAAGATACATATTGATATTCTGTTTAGTTAATTGCCTTTAATGTCTTATTTTGCTTCATGCAGcttccagttaattttttctaCAAAGTCTTAAGTTGCTTAGTTCTGAATTATCTTAACATAGGACTTTGAGATGTCTAATGGGTAAAGATGAACTGACATatagaattaaaaatcaaaatatgccAGGACCCTGGAATCCAATGCTGCTACATGGGATCATAATTAAACAATGGTGTTAGGTCTTATCAATCATCCTGTTCTTTGATAGTGCTGGTTTCCAATTGTGGACAACTTTCCATGTGcttttaattcattaaattttcATTCATCCTATTGAGTTAATTCACAGTGATTTTTATTCCAGGctatggaattttcttttttatgtttagagaataattattttcttttatctgcaaacttttttatttttattttttttttaaattttttgagctgGACtctcactgcccaggctggagtacagtggtgtgatttcagctcactgtaacctctccttcccgggttcaagcaattctcctgcctcagcctcccgagtagttgggattataggcacatgacaccatgcccagctaatttttgtattttttagtagagatggggtttcaccatgttgggcaggctggtctggatctcctgacctcaggtgatctgcctgcccactcccaagtgctaggattataggtgtgagccaccgtgcccagccatcttcaaactctttaaaaacttactcacttaaaacaatttttttttcaaaaccaacaTTTTCTTACATGACGTTCTGCAAATTAAAGTTTTTACTCCTCTGAGAGAGACCCACCCAGAATAGCTATCACTTCCTGAGCCTCTTCTAGGCTTCGGCTGGCTCTTCCCAAGCATTGGCCATTTGGCACTCAGGTAACCAGGTGAGAGAGTGATCAGTAGCCCGTTTTGTGGGGCCCTGGTAACACAGAGGGACAGTGAGGAGTTGCTCCCTCTGTTTCAAACCCAGGCTATCTCCACAAGCTGCCTTCTACGTgactgagggaggctgaggatgcaAAGGACCTGGAATTACCTCCTCAGAGAGAGCAAGGGTCTGGATTCCTGCGTTTGTGGAGCTGACTGCCTTTTGATGCTTGGCCGCCCACCCTAAGCACTCACCAGGGGGGCTTGTTAAAGCAGATTACTGGGCCCCTTAGATTCAGCAGGTCCTGGTGAGGCCAGTGAACTTATATTTTTAGCAAGTTCCTTGGTGATACTGATGTTGCTGGTCTAGGGGCTCCACTTGAGGACCTCTGCTATAGACAGTGCACTAATGGGGGTCTCTCTTCTCTGGCTGCAGTTTGTGTGTGTTGGCGGAAGCCCCTCCCGGATGAAAGCGTTCATCAGGTGCGTTGGTGCAGAGCTGGGCCTTGACTGCCCAGGTAGAGACTATCCCAACATCTGTGCGGGAACTGACCGCTATGCCATGTATAAAGTAGGACCGGTGCTGTCTGTCAGTGTGAGTACCTGCCCTCCCTTGTGCTCAGTCTCTAGGCTCTGCAAGGCTCTGTGCCCCACCCCTCTGCATACACAGACAGCTGGTCCCCTAACACCTGTTTACTGTAAATGGCTGGGAGCGGGGTGAgcccacagtagctgggattcagaGATTATTGAACCCGGACTATTGCCCTTGAGGCTCAGTCTCCAGGGGAGACTAAGTACACAAATGCAAATACACAGCTGTGTGTCTACACAGTGTGAGGGTGGCAGGTGCAGGGAGTTAGAGTGCTTGGGGTATAGAGGAGGGACAGTAGGGGGTGCCCTGCCTGGAGCAGGATGGAAGGAGAGCCTCAAAGTACCAGGCCTCTAATCCCCTCTGCCACCTCACAGTGAGTTACTTCAAAACACATTTTGATTTGAGCAATGAGCATGGTGAACACAGAAATCTCCAGATTCTACCATAgaagtcttttcatttttcagttttgattttctttgtcaGGAGCAATATAAATGAACAGCTGCAGAGTAAGGAAAGGGAACCCCTTTTGCTGAGACGTGCATCCCTACCTCTCCAGTCAGCTGAGGACTCTAGCTATGTCAACCAGCTAGAACACATCGGGGAACCAAGGCATTATTCGGTTACTGATAATCTGTGCAAGCCTTTCCTGTGTGTAAGGCTCTGTGACCGATTCTAGCAGGGATGCCTCCACTGTATGGCTCTGCCACAGGAACAGCCCCTGGAAAGTGCTGAGGCCATCCGGGGAGAGGCATCATGGAAGATGTGACACTAAGGGGGGTGCTCTGAAGAGGAGAGCAGGAGAAGGAGGTATGCAGAGACCTCAAAGAGAGGAAAAGGCACAGGCAGAAGTACAAGATCAGCAAGGCATCCTGTGTCCAGTGGGCTGAGGAACCAGCTGATTACTTAGTTTGGCTGAAGCAGAGGGTgtagggagaaaagagaaaggagataaAACTGTAACCTATGGAGGGGTGTGGGGGAATAGGATGGGTATTTATGCAGGGATTCAAATGCTAGAAGGAGCTGTTTGTTACCTGGCAATAGCAGACTGCTGCTTCCCTGCTGAGCCCCTGGGTCCTCAGCTGTTACCTATTTGACAAATTGTGTCAATCAAATGGGGTTTTGTCTTTGACAGCTTTACATACACTTTAAAGTTTCCCAAAGTGTTACTACTTCTTAAATGTGTATTTGAGAAGTTTATCTTCCATCACTATGACAATGGGCATGTTAGATTGAATTACATCCCTTGAAACGTCAACCAGAACATTGACAAAGTCACAACCTTGGCTTAACACGGGTGTTTCTCCCTGGTTCCAGCATGGTATGGGCATTCCTTCTATCTCAATCATGTTGCATGAGCTCATAAAGCTGCTGTACTATGCCCGGTGCTCCGACGTCACTATCATCCGCATTGGCACTTCTGGTGGGATAGGTAAGGTCTGCAGAGGGGCCTCTTGCCCTGTGAATGGATGAGGGACCGGGGAATGCCAAGGCAGCTTCTATGTGGTGTGGGATTAGAGACAAAGAGttcctttcttggttttgttCAAGGAAAGCTTGTTAACAGGAGGTGTGAAAAGAagcttgttttgttgtttttgtccaACCCGCACCCCAGAGCTAGGCAGCAGAAGGGCACCACACCATGCATATGGGGGAAACTCATCCTTTTGGGATTACACAATTTGTGCCTTCTTGTCTGCTTGATTCTCTCTTATTCTTTCTAATTCGCCTTCTTCtccattctctcctttcctttgcttACTTTTCCTCCTCCCTAATCCTGCAGGGATTTGAAGCACCTTATGAGAAAAGCCACAGGAAAATCAAAGGGGGGAAGAGAGAGGTGCAGTACGAACCTCAGATAAGTGTCCTTAAATTAGCTTAAAATGTCCCTGTCctcaacatgttttaaaaaacaaagatggtTGGCGGGACAtggtggcggctcacacctgtaatcccagcactttgagaggctgaggtgggtggatcacaaggtcaggagatcgagaccatcctggccaacatggtgaaaccccatttctactaaaatacaaaaaattagctgggcgtggtggtgcatgtctatagtcgcagctacttgggaggctgaggcaggagaatcgcttgaacccaggaggctgaggttgcagtgagccaagatcgtgccatggtactccagcctagtgacaaagtgagactccatctcaaaaacaacaacaacaacaaacaaacaaaaaaaccccacaatgatggcaaagaaagaatgagatttaACGAGAAAGCAAAAGCTAACAAGTTGTTGAATATTCTGTTAGGcagatttgttttaaataagtGGTCTCGCTTTCTGGGGTTCCAACCCTGTGCCATTCTTTCTGCTAAAaactgggttctagcgattcctGCTCCCATCCAGGTGTTCGGAGCTCAGGGGAGAAGCCTGCACGTGCCCTAGAGAAAGTTGAGCTTTGACGCTGCTGGCTAGGCCTGTGTGTACTTGTTCCAGGCTGTCTAGGGCCTGGACTATCTAGGATTTACAGCAATTCTAGAATTTAAATTCTAGAATTTAAATTCTAGAATTTAAGTGTCCTGACCTTGAAAGGGGACTTGCTTTGGACCCAAATCTTTTGAATATGTTAtcatgtctcttttctttttgttatataGAGAGATTGATGCATACAATCTGTGTTTGTGTGACTGTAATTCCAAGGTTAGTGAAATTGTCCCTAGGACAACACACCAACAGCCATGAGCCGTCTGGGTCCTGCAGACTTAGTCTCCAGTGCCGCCCACCTGACACTAACAGCTGTGCAGAGCGTGCTGGCCTCTGCCAGGAACTCTAGCGAATGGTTCTTGAGTTCTTGCTctagagtgatttttaaaacagtgatCAGATAATTCTGGAGGGAGTAGTatagattttgaattttcttcaaTTGCTCTGTAAAAATGGAAAGAGCAACTAGGGACGAAAACCAAAAACCCCTGGACATAGTTGATTATAAAAGGTGATGCGCTATCTTCACAAACCCCAAAGTATGAATGGGTGGGGACAAAAAACCTTAAGATCTGGGTTTTGTTGGCAGCTGCTCAGGGGGAAGCTCAGGGCAATGGACAGACCTGAGAACAAGAGTCCCAGGCGCTCCTAGGAAGGTGCAGGGGACATAGGGAAGATGGCAGCTGACACTGGTGGGGGCCTGTGTGTCCCAATGTGAGTGATGCTGGAATTCCAAGGGGCTTGAACACTCCAGGCCCTGTGGGTTCGCCAAGGCATCAGCCACGCTGTCCTCTAGCTCCAGCCCCGGTGCTGGGAGAAGCTGCTGCAAGGAGACTCTGAATTGCCCAGAACAGCCACAGGAGTAGCAAGGGAAACAGGAGTTCAGATACATGTGGGGGGCGAAGCAAAGGTCTTTGCAGTCTGCtgtgttttttaatgtttcatgaAAACAACTGACTTGGGAGCTCTGGAAAAGATCTGACTTCTTGTTCCCTCCCCCATGTTTAGGAAAACcaattttgcattaaaataagTATCAGAAACGGATCATAGTTATTGTAGTCCCTGCAGGTTGATAGACAAGATGCCATTGAccaggtggcttataaacaacaggaattgaTCTCTCGTAGTCTGGAGGCTGCGAAGTTCAAGGTCAAGGAGCCAGCAaacttggtgtctggtgagggctaaCTTTCGGATTCGTAGAGCTCtgttttctccctgtgtcctcacagggcagaaggggcaggcagctctctggggtcccttttataagggcactaatcccactcatgcaggctccaccctcatgacctaatcacctcccaaaggccctgctGCCTAAAACCATCACctttggggttaggatttcagccTATGAATTTTGAGGGGGAAGCCAACATTCAGTCCTGGTCCATAACAATGGTCAAATCCCATCTAAAATTAttataacacaaagaataagGAGCAGAGTAGTGTCCCCACAAGCAGGAAACTACTCCAGGAAGGCATGCCCAGAACACAGAAACTGGACCCTCATCATGCATCAATCTGAGAGGAAGGCCAGGTAGGTCAGGAGTTGGTCATAGTTCACCTGGGTGTAGGGTGTGGGACTTCATTATCCTGTTCCAGTCCGCCTTTTGCTGGTTTACTTTTCAAGTATTTGCCTGAAATCTTGAATATTCACAAGGTAGGAAACAGGGATCAATGAACCACATCATGGTATATGGTTCAGTGACAGACGACAGTGGGAAATCGCAACGAATGGAAGCAAGAAACATGGGACAAAGTACCCGAAGGTTCctggccatttttattttattctttttttttttttttttttttttgaggtggagtttgctctttttgcccatgctggagtgccgtggcgtaatcttggctcactgcaacctctgcctcctgggttcaagtgattctcctgcctcagcctcccaagtagctgggattacagacacccagcacaacgcctggctaatttttgtatttttactagagatggggtctcaccatgttggccaggctggtcttgaactcctgacctcaggtgatctactcgccttggcctcccaaagtgcttgtgattacaggcgtgagccaccacgcccagccctctaTGTTCTTCTTTGTGCCTTTCTCTTCCATAGTGTCCATAATGATCATGCATTAATTACTTTCATAGCTTAAAAAAAAGTGGAATGGGAAAATGGGTCACTGTGTATTTGAGAACAGTACTGGATGCTTCATGTTTGGATGTGCGGGTGGATCTgcttctttcctctgtgtgctCTGCTGTGTGCTCCCTGGCTGCCCCGCtgttattttatgttgttttacaCCCTGCTTTTTTTGATGTCTGCTTTTTTCCTCAGGTCTGGAACCCGGTACCGTGGTCATAACAGAGCAGGCAGTGGATACCTGCTTCAAGGCAGAGTTTGAGCAGATTGTGCTGGGGAAGCGGGTCATCCGGAAAACGGACCTGAACAAGAAGCTGGTGCAGGAGCTGTTGCTGTGTTCTGCAGAGCTGAGCGAGTTCACCGCAGTGGTGGGGAACACCATGTGTACCTTGGACTTCTATGAAGGTGAGGCCGTGGATACCAGGAGGCATCCTTCAGCCAGGGAGCCCTGGTCCGTCCCCTGATCCTGCCTTCTCACTGTGAGCTGGGATTTCTGTGTGCCAAGCTGCTGTCTCAGTTGCACCTCTCCCGTGGTGGCCATAATGACCCATTTGAGTGGACCTAGGCAGGACCTGGATGGGTCTTGCTTGTCCCTGTGACCTTCTGGGCATCGTGGCGCTGATGTGTTGTAGGAGCTTCTTACATGCATGTGGTTCTCATGTCTCCATGTGTGCCTCAGGGCAAGGCCGTCTGGATGGGGCTCTCTGCTCCTACACGGAGAAGGACAAGCAGGCGTATCTGGAGGCGGCCTACGCAGCCGGCGTCCGCAACATTGAGATGGAGTCCTCGGTGTTTGCCGCCATGTGCAGCGCCTGCGGCCTCCAAGGTAGGCGGCACTCGATGAGCCTCAGCATCcctccttcacttctgctctcCTGGAGCTCCTCACTGGGGCCCCTCCTCCTGGGGCACCCCGGTACCCATTTCTGGCTTCTGTCTCCCCTGCCCCCAAGTCACTTTCTGAACATACATGTCGTCCCCACAGCCCTGTGTTCAATGTCCTTTGATTGTCACATGACAAAATGCAGGATTCTCAGTGTCCTTGCGtaggaaaaatgacaaaaaggtTTTGCTGCCCCATGAGGCTGCCTGCCACCAGCTCTCTAAAAAACTCGGCTTCCAAAGTGCTTTGACTTTCTGAATTGTGGTTCATCTACCCTCAAGGTAGTAGCCACCCTTGAAGGCCAACTCACAGCTCTGCAGAATCCCCTTGTCACCTCACCCGAAATGTGCCTTTCAAGGTGGTGCTTGCAGCCCTGCGCTGGTCCTGGAATGGGGAATTCCTTTTAGAAGGAGAGGCACAAGAATAGGGGAGGGACAGGGCAGGGTGGTGTCAGAGAAGGAGGAGCCTTCCGAGCTCCTGGACCAGCGCCTTCCCTCCTGCGCTCCATCCTCTGGCCCCGCCCGACTGCATGGGCAGCCTGATTTCCTGAGGAGGCCGAGAGGCTGCTCCTCACAGCTCATGGGTCCTTCATTCTGTCCCTGTGAACTGTCAGACCCCCGGCACCTTGCCTTGATATGGCCTTTTCCCTTTGCAGCGGCCGTGGTGTGTGTCACCCTCCTGAACCGCCTGGAAGGGGACCAGATCAGCAGCCCTCACAATGTGCTCACCGAGTACCAGCAGAGGCCGCAGCGGCTGGTGAGCTACTTCATCAAGAAGAAACTGAGCAAGGCCTGAGCGCTGCCCTGCACCTCCACAGACCTGTTGGGATTACTGGCCATTAAAAGCACTGTCCAAAATCCCCTGTTGTGTGGACTTTGAGCATACTTTACACAAGAATCTAGAAAATCAGATCGCAATTAAGAGACAGAGAATCTTGGATTAACCACCCGGGAGATGTTCTTCCTTTTGAagtttcattggagcattttcaACTATGTTAGCCTGATTTGGGGTTTCTTCAAGAACATTCTACCAAATGTTTGTGCTATTTCTAGGGAAATTTTTCAGACTTTAAAATTCTAATGGTAGTCAGATTTCATGTCACTAGATGAGAAATCTGACAACAGTGCCGGGAAACTAATTTcctgatacatttaaaaaattatatgcacCACTTACAATGAGAGATGACTGAAAACCAATAAAGCAGACAACAGGGGTATTTGAGAAATAATGTAAACCTAAATAGGCGTATACACAGTTTCCAAGTTAGAGTCACACACATTCCCAAAACCATCCACACCAGCTTAGTCACATgacagcaatcctcccacccacTGTCCACACTGCTAGTATCTTGATCCAAGTACCTAGGGATGGGAAACGGGACGCCTGGGATCAAGACAGCTTGTCCTGTTGTTTATGTCCATGGCTTGGCAGCCTAGCATTCATTCCTGGCCTCACACTGACATTCCCAGACTCCGTGTCTCTTGGCTTCCTTTTGAGTTGCACCTTATAGTGGAGGGGAGAATCCAGGGTGGCCCCTCTGTCTGTCTCAGATGAGTCTGGCAGCAACTACTTCTTGGGCAGGCCTAGGTCCCCAGCTCAGGGGCGGTTGGGTCTTTGGTCTTCACTGGCTTGCGGGTTGCCCAGGGTCCTGGCTGACTTCTCAACTCACCCCACATCAGTGTGGCCACTTTCTAGTATTATTGTTTCCTGTCTTTAGGATGGACTTATTTCCTGGTGGACTCTAAGGGACACTTCCACGCTCAGGGGCTCTGCTTAGCAGTTTGCTGTGTGACTTGGAGTGGCGCAGGGAGGTGTGTGGGGACCTTGGTGTGAGTGCACACATGTGGTCTGTGCACTCTTCAATGTGCCTTCCCTGTGATTCTGAGATTCAACCCAAATTGAGGGTCATTCAGCATCTACTGAACCCACATGCCCTTCTAGGTACTAAGAGCAAGAGAGACCCTTGTCCCAATTAAAAACTTCCTTCCATCTTCTCAAGCTCTAGGGTCTGTAATACAGATTTGCTTAGGGTGGAGAGTGAATCTCCTTCCATTTCTCCCTCAGCCTTTCTTGGTCCCTTTGTTGAAGCTGTCcaggagaaactggaaccctcaagGAGGCTTCAGGGTCCTGGAATGTGGCTGTGTGTCATCTGTGCACCTGGGGCAGTGTGCTAAAGGCTCTGCTCCTGGCCTCTCCAGCACGAGCTGCAGGGGCTGGACTTGCTACTGTTGTGCACCCATCTGTCTCCAAATTACCAAGTGCCCCCAGACTTCAACTGGATGTCACCATGCCCCTGTGGGTACAGGACCCAGTGTGGGATAGCCTTTCTCTTCTTTGACCAGCCAGACGATGTTTATCACCAGGCTCTGGGGCAGGCTGAGGATGCAGGCGTGGACCATTGCCCCAGATAGTAGGGGACTTGCAGGTTAATTTCTTTCACACCGCAACCCAGGGAAGTGTGGCCAGGTGGGCCTGCCACTTCCTAGGAGGATATCTTTGgtgaagcagagaaaaaaaccacacacacagaatttaAGGCTATAGAGGAGGCTGCTATTAGTAAGAGAAGGgctagtttctttttgttttgtctctgcacTACCTGGAAGTCTGTCTCACTGTGGGAGCTGTCACAGAGCCTGTGGCCTGAGCGCCCTCCTCCAGGACAAGGCAGAAGGTAAAATGACTTCTGAACATGAGATTTTTTCTACAGGTGTCAATGGCCAAGTTGCAGGTGTTAGCACTGCACTGCCCTCTGCTGGCTATGTGAGGTAGGGCACATCAGCCACCCCAGGTGGATCTCTGTTGATCTAATGGGGTGGCATCTCTGACCTTATAGGTGAACCCTGTGGTCCCTGACACGCAGGAAATGCCGGTTGAATAACACATCTTGTTCTGATTGAGTAAACATAATAACTATACTTATATGACAACTGAACTTGTTGGATTAGTTTATGTCGgcctaaaaggaagaagctgaggcaaaacTGGTAAAAGTAGAGAATTAACTGGATCCAAGCTTGAGGACTGCAACCCGAGAACATAGATTCAAGTTCCCATGAATGAACACTCTGATTAGCAGCACTgacaagtggatttttaaaggcaaaagggACAGGGAATGGGCTGATACACAGCTGTCTgccaggaattctcattggtttacagaaatgaCATTGATCAATGGCTACACATTGTTAAGCCATAGGGTGTGGGTTATAGTGTTCAGTGTGTCATCATTAGGTAAATTTATAGCTACTTGTGGCAATAGCAAGCAGTTCCAAGAGAAGAATACATAACTAAAAAGGAGGAGGGATTGAtgtctttttcttgagacagggtcttgctctgtcacccaggctggact
This window harbors:
- the UPP1 gene encoding uridine phosphorylase 1 isoform X2, which translates into the protein MGIPSISIMLHELIKLLYYARCSDVTIIRIGTSGGIGLEPGTVVITEQAVDTCFKAEFEQIVLGKRVIRKTDLNKKLVQELLLCSAELSEFTAVVGNTMCTLDFYEGQGRLDGALCSYTEKDKQAYLEAAYAAGVRNIEMESSVFAAMCSACGLQAAVVCVTLLNRLEGDQISSPHNVLTEYQQRPQRLVSYFIKKKLSKA
- the UPP1 gene encoding uridine phosphorylase 1 isoform X1 yields the protein MAATGANAEKPESHNDCPVRLLNPNIAKMKEDILYHFNLTTSRHNFPALFGDVKFVCVGGSPSRMKAFIRCVGAELGLDCPGRDYPNICAGTDRYAMYKVGPVLSVSHGMGIPSISIMLHELIKLLYYARCSDVTIIRIGTSGGIGLEPGTVVITEQAVDTCFKAEFEQIVLGKRVIRKTDLNKKLVQELLLCSAELSEFTAVVGNTMCTLDFYEGQGRLDGALCSYTEKDKQAYLEAAYAAGVRNIEMESSVFAAMCSACGLQAAVVCVTLLNRLEGDQISSPHNVLTEYQQRPQRLVSYFIKKKLSKA
- the UPP1 gene encoding uridine phosphorylase 1 isoform X3; the protein is MQRNLKVTSLEPGTVVITEQAVDTCFKAEFEQIVLGKRVIRKTDLNKKLVQELLLCSAELSEFTAVVGNTMCTLDFYEGQGRLDGALCSYTEKDKQAYLEAAYAAGVRNIEMESSVFAAMCSACGLQAAVVCVTLLNRLEGDQISSPHNVLTEYQQRPQRLVSYFIKKKLSKA